The genomic window CAGTTCTCTGGTCGGCCTCGACCTACCatgtggtatttcacttaaataattcagtgctccaagatgagcgTTCAGAGTAATACGTAATGTGTAATCGTGAAGTGTTTTATTAGTCAGGGTATAGTATGTCATATTAGGGTTTATTATGTAACCTCCGCAACTTGCCATGcaaccaaacttaataacgagtcaatatctgggacaagtctaagagtcaggtagagttaccagagttacgggcctacgtgtcattagccgagtgtaatatgtaaagtgtaatagtgaagtgttttattcgtcatggtataatatgtcatgttagggtttattctgtaaccACCACATCATGTGCAAGAGTAGGACCTTCACGCATAGTAAAATAGTGAGCCACCACTGAGGAAttggctgcgcgtgtgactattcaattcgggacaaccgttacggccaggacgggcagcactatgtatagggctgtgccgtaataaattcatcaggcaTCAATCAGTaattttgtgttcttcttcaggcgtcccgagtggccataacagctctgGAGGCCCTACTacattaacccctacctctagccacgaggccgaacctaccctgagatcacgaaccataTCGTAAAAACCAGTGGAGTTAGTGGGGACGGCATCACAAGATCACCATTAATGCCCCGCCACCCCTGTTGAACATCGCTGACACGATAGCTGGACTTGGAGACGCTAAAATATTCTCGTCATtggacttaaaatcaggctactggcaagTGCCAATCAGACCCACAGACCGACCGAAAACCGCCTTCACCATTCCGGATGGGCGGCGCTTTCAATTCTGCGCATGCCTTTTGGCTTGCAAGACGTGCCCGCCACATTTCAAACAATGATGACCTGTGATCTAGATAATTATGGAGGAACGTTTACAGCGGTGTACTTAGACGACATAATTATCAGGTCCCAGACCTGGGAAGAGCATGCCAGTCACCTGGCGCTCGTACTAGAGCGACTTGCCACCCACTGACTTACGTGCAACACAGCCAAATGTCACCTAGGCACCACCGAGATTGTCTTCCTGGGGCTCTTATTCAACATGGAGGGGAAACGCCCGACGGAAAAACAGCTGgaagtgattgtaaacaaacttCGGCCCGCACCTGCAAACAGCTGCAGCGCTTCCTAGGGCTGGCCAACTGGCTCAGGGCATTTATACCTGGCTTCTCACTCTTGGCCGCGCCCCTCATGGGACTACTGTCACCGAAACAGCCCTTTAAGTGGACGAACGCCGCGAAGCTTGCCTTTAACGAACTAAAGAATATGTTCCGTGAATGCCATCTATTAGCCCACCTCGACCCGAACAAACAGGTCATCGTCCAAACTGACATCAGTCAAGAGGGCATCGGCGCCTTTTTGTTTCAAATCGGCGACGGAGGCGAGCCCCGCATCGTAGAATACGAGAGTGCGAAATTTGGGGAAGTCGAGCGACACTATAGCATTAACGAACATGAATGCCTCGGGATAGTGTGGGCGCTACGACACTACAGGCCGCATCTGGAGGGTCAACACATCCTGTTGCGCACCGATAATCAGTGCCTTAAGTGGTTAGCGACAATGCAGGGCCGCTGTTAAAAGTTGACACGCTGGGCCATACTGTTGCAGTCCCTAGACTTTACAGTAGAGCACATGCCCGGCAAGAGTAACGAACTCGCCGACGAGATGTCCCGCAACCCAGACGACACGGTCGAAGCCCGCGATAATGCCTCCTGGGATGAACTGTTAGCACCCACCAGCGAACGAACCGGGCGCACACGGTCACGACGCGACCATCTGAGCTGTTGTCAGGGACGACACGCCGACACACCCGCCAGGGGGGGGAAATCGACGAGTTCGTGTGCGCAGTACAAAGGACAGATGACCAGTTGCAGAAACTAAAACGTAGCTGCGCGGAGGGCCCGTGCGAGGCCTACCGAGTCGTGGACGGGCATTTGCAGGCACACCCTGCAGGAAGCGAACACCCGTGGCGGACATTCACACCACGCGAGACTCGAAGCCAGGTGTTCCGCATGCTGCACAAGAAACGGCTTGCCGGACACCCCGGCACGGACGAGACCACTAGAGCCATTCGTGAAGCATTCTACTGGCCTGGGCTTAACCAGTACGTGCGTAACAGCGTGTGACGCTGCTGTAACTGCCAACGACACAAAGCACTGTGCCCACGGGAAGGAACAGCAGCTGCCACGACAACCCAGGAACCGTTTCACACAGTAGCATTGGACTTGATGGGGCCATACCCCCGCTCCCCGAGGGGAAAGACTTCTACTGGTAGTGATGGATGGCTTCATGCCGTGGGTGGAAGCCTACCCCTGTCCAACGCCCGGGCGGAAACCATCGCGCATACACTCGAGACAGAGTTTTTCCCACTGTGGGAATACCCCCAGGTACTATTGTCAGATAATGCTGCGCAGTTTTCGGGCCGGCGATGGGCAAAGCTCTACGAGAAGTAGCTAGTGTTTGCACACACGACACCAGAATATCACCCAAGAGAAAATCCGACAGAGCGGCGCAACCAAGAAATCAAAGCACAACTCCATCTCCACAAATCAGAGGACCACTCCCAGTGCGACACCCACGTGACCGACATAATGTTCTGTATACACCGCCGGGCCAATGCAGCCACGGGAGACACCCTGGCTAGCTAGTGCAAGGGCGCAACCTCTCACTGCCGGGCCAGTACTGTGTCGACGAGAGAAACCCGGGAACTGCCGACCGAACCCCGGAAGAGCACGCTGGAGAGACCACAAAACCGCCCAGAAACACCAAACCACGTACCAGGCTCAGATCACACCAATCACAACACGGCCCCCACCTCCTCTGACACCCGGCCAGCTGGTCTACGGATGCCTGCACCCATTGTCGGCGAAAAACCGGTATTACTGCGCCGGACTAGCGCCCAAATGGATTGGACAGATGCCAGTGATTAGGACCATAAGCACCACGACCGTAGTAGTGAAACTCCCGTCAGGACGAGCTGCAAGGTATCATCGAGACGCCATCCAGGTAGCAGATGAGGAACCGGACGAGGCAGGTGACGAACCCAGCACGCCAACACCCGAGGAGCCCAGGCAAACTGCACAGCCAGCTACTTCGACCCCGACAGAAGAAACGGAAGGGGAATTTCAGGGGTTTCCGGAAACCGAGGAGAGGTGCCCTGTACCAAACACCCACACCACTCTCCCCTGACAACTGTTTTCAGAGACGGAGGACGAAATGACGCCTTTCCACGGGTTTGACGAGGCCGTCAGGGGGGGAAATCTGGCACACACCCCAACCCCACCCCGATAATCCGGGAACCGGATGACACACCATCATGCCCGGAGACACTCGATTAATACGAACCCCGATGGCCCCTACACCTGTCTCTGACAGATGCCACTCTCTGCATGACCATCGAAGAGCCGCCGGAACCCGCCACAGATGCCACGAAAGCTACGCGGTGGGCGGTAGGGGACGAGGCACCCATCCCCGCACCACGCTACAACTTCCGACCGCACCAGGTGGCAGCACCGCCCCGGTGTTGCACAATACAGGAGACGAGCCGACAGCAGCAAGAGGCTGCCGAGGACGACGAGAAAGACGTAGTAGTCACATCGGTCTCCttcgggggaggggggtgggcatTGAGGTGGAACCAGGGCTATGCCCTCCCTAAGCCtgatgtgcctcacgccactcCCGACCCTCTCTCCTCCCACTGACACCTTCTGTTTAAAACCTCCCGCCAATTGCGTGTGCACGTGTGTCCGGTCGCACTGCGCGAACCCTTTCGGCGCCCACCCTAACTGGAGCAGTGGagactgtatgtttttttaaataatgtaattcttaaatatctgtaatatgtaatccttaaatcttaattaacttgcaatttttaaaaggttttaatagttatgtttaacagtctttaatattaatgtactaaCAGTAAGTACAGCACTTCCCGCGGCCATGACACCCGGGGTCCGGAGCACTTTCTTCCTTTCACCGTGCGGGGTAGGACACACCTCAGCACCTCGTCAACTTCAACTTTTGCTTGTAACCGATCCATTAACATCTGCcatcgtaaatattttttaaatcttttttaatCAACCTTTGAGGCCTACCCCGGCGGctgtttaacttaattaattagaGCTCCCCAgagcatttttaaattaatcggTGGACTTATACTTTCGGAGCCGGGGCACGCAGTGTCCTGGTCAGCAAGAAACATGGACTATGTGCTGTTTTCTGTGTGCATCTTGAGTCAACGTGTCGGCGCCAATAAGACTCAATGTTCACTAGACTCGCACTTATTTCTCAACCACGAGTTTCCCAGCACAGAGACGGAGGTGTGTGGGGCGCCTAAGACACCACGAGCAGTAACAtagcgtgcccgccgctgagagcaGGCCGGTGAGTGCTAGCAGggggaagtcgagcctagctccacatgggtcacgtcacggccctgggacagagtcggtagccgggtccacgtgcccatccacGTGGTGGGGCCCAAGATATGAACACATATGCCGATtcgaaacccccccccctccccctcggtaaaataatgtttataatttaaaataagaaaaagtGGTTTGAGATGGGGTAGGCAGGGAATTAATTGCAGACCTGTAAAAATATCTCTGATATCTACAAACACACTGAACAGGCTACGTTTCTTACTTTTCATTATTTTGTATCAAGTGTTATTCAAATCCACGGCAAAGTGATCTCAACAGTAATTCATAATTCAGGAGTTGGCATTCATGTAttttacaaaaatgaaaattGCTTCAAAAGTGCCAATCACCTGTCTCAAAAATGTGCATATACATAcataattaataacaaaaaaagtgATCACAGATCTTTAACAATCATCACTCAATCATgcctacacaaaaaatattttttgagttcGAGTCTTTCAGCCACCACATGAGGTGTAGTAATTACATATCACACAAACAGTGAACAGATAATATACATATGTAAACTCAcactttacaaaattttaattcaaaactgtaaatagttataTGTttgcatttataatttaattggtatccttttagtaaaaatatatatatattactattttACACAGTATCAAAGggttacagtattttaaaaatattatttagttttcgGTAAGCACACAGTTTGCATTCTCTTTGGTAAGTGCCGCTCGTGAGAGCGCCGCCAGGCTGTTAGGAAACACgcaaggaggggaaggggggagccTACGGCCCCAGCATGGGGGTCCGGCCCTCCTTCACAATCCTGAGGGCTTGCAGCACGGCAACTGTGTCCAGCTCCTTCTGCGTGGGCTTGTCGTTGTCCAGGCAGATCTCGGCTGCCCGGCTGCCGAAGTACTCCAGCACCCTGACGCGGTAGTCCACCACGATGGCCAGCGGGTTGCCCAGCAGCACGAGGCTCTCGAGACACGGTAGGCCGCCCAGGTGCCTCACCTCTGCCACCTCGTCCAGCCGGTTGCAGCCCACGTCCAGGCTCTCCAGCGAGTACAGCTTGGAGAAGCCCCGCAGCGAGGAGATGCTGTTCTGGGACAGGTCCAGCATCACCACGTGGCCCAGCCTCGTGTGCAGCTCCTCCACCGCGGAGAAGCTGTTTGCAGAGAGCCCGAGGTGGACCAGGCGAGGAAGCAGCGTCAGGTTGTCCACTGTGCTTATGCGGTTGTTGTTCAGGACCAGCCGCTCCATGTTGGGCATCAGCTTCACGGCCTCGTCTATCTGCTCCAGCTCGTTGTTGCTGAAATCTGCCTCCGACACCTTCTTCCAAGCATGCCTCTCCCCGGAGTAGAGGACGTCCTTGTGTATGACGTCGCACAGAAGCACGCTGGCGATGCTCTTCAGGCCGGACGCGTGCACCGCTAAGCACTTGACAGAGTCACGCGTACTTCCCACGCTGTAGACGCTTGCCAGCGACACGTTGATGAAAGTAAGCCTCTCGATCGCTCTGAACACGGAGAGCTCGAAGGGAAGCTTGTTTGGCACGATATTGCTGGTGCCGACCGAGGCGCTGCTGCCGCTGATGGTCACGCTGGTCAGATGGGAGCAGAAGTCCATCACGTGACTGAAGTCCATCCTCTTATCCAGGATCTCCAGCGGTGGGCACGGCTGTTTCAGGCGCTCGCTGATCGCATGCAGCTAAAACAACCAAATACATTACACATTGGGACAAAACtacttttgtaataattattctaATATAGTattttcagcatttaaaataaaaatttattaaatatatcgaaCTGAAGCTATCAATTTGCACAAGTAGttcattttatgtttatatttgtacttCACAAGTATTATAAATAGTTCTCTCAATGTATGAACATACATGTAAAGACATACATTCCATGCACAAATACAACACCACCTTTCATCTTGTTCTCACACACTCAGCATAACTGCCAACTTGTTAGGAGTGCAAGCAATAAGATTTCCAAATTAACAAATCTATAGCGTAAATCATACGTGATGTTTAAAATATGTGATCCGGAAAACACGTGTTTATTTTGCATTGATAATAACACATCTCTACCCAAAAtacgaaagttaaataaaaatttactgtaatttattaaaacttaacagcttgaatgcaaaataaatgatttaatacacatgtacacaagttaatgtatatatatatatattttttttttcttaccgaGATAGGCCTTTATCATAAGTCCTTTAGTTTCTTCCCTTTGCTTTTCTTTTAATAcagaaataacacaatttttaacTCCAACCATAACTGCTGCATTATCACAGCCAAAACCTATACAATTATGAATTGGCACATTCATACTTTCAAGTTCTGATAGCAATAACTGCCCAATATTTTTACCAGTGCACCTTCCAATGAAGGTATAGCCAAAACACAACTAGTTACTAACCTGCAGTCAGGGTTGTAATAAGTTACCACGAGAGGATATAACTTATTACTTGTGTCATTGCTTCCATCAGTAGCTAGTGTATATGGGCCACTTTGCAAGCACTTTACTACTTAAGTAGTAGTATTGGAAGCCATTTCTTTTACTATTGCTTAAGTTTTAGTGCGCCCACAGCTGTATATTTTTGCGATATCAGACCCTGGGAACATTTTTCGAAACAAATGCCCGGCGTGGTCGGCGACGATGAATGGAAGGTTATGTTCCACTAAAAAGCTTGTAAAATAGCATTCCGCCCTAATCACATTACTGTCACTGTTACAGTTCACGGAAAAGAAACTACTGATTTTTCTGTTTTCTTCTGCAAGCTTCGCGTTATTTGCatgtttcaagctcttgacgtgaTAGGAAATATCGTTCTTGCCACCATGGGAAACATTAATGTAGCAACGACAAACACCACAAAACGCAAAATTAGAGCCTTTTTCACTCTTAGTAATGAAAGGAAATAATTCTGAGTAAGATGACCGAAACACCtgtccatattgttttttttctactCGTAGCCATTATGAAATCATATTATCTTACGTTTCGTACAAGCActtacttataaaatatttaccgcaCTCGTACATAAACATCTCCAGCCAACCTGCTGTGTACCAACAAAACTCCCAAAAATTACTTTCATGACTCTTCCCCACAAAAGATTAGCAAGATCAGTTGCCATCCAGCCTGCTGTGTACCAacgaaacttacaaaaattactttcttttcggaACGATTTTTCTCCGACTCCATTATTCTCATATGATCGCGGAAGCCATGTtgttaaacaataacaaatgctgCTCAAACGGTATATTTATATGGgcactaaaatattgaaaataatacaCTGCATTTTTGAACAGACAAAAATCGTAAGATGTACCGAATTTCCCTACAAtcgtaatatgaattattttccgtacaaattacgggaaaatcgtacaagttggcagatATGACTTATGTTTGTTCTCTTGATTGGGCTTTACATAACTCTGTTGTGCACAGAGGCTTCAGGTGACAGCACCTCAATCATAGCGAGCTTCAAACCAACTGGATACCAACTCTATGCTCAAAATGAGTGGTGTGGGGATCAAACCCACGACCTAGCCACACGATGGCAATGTGTTAGCAAACACAACAAccaaaatattcacaattttcattcatgcaaacatttacatttaacgtattatttttttgtcGATTTACGGTAACACTGCACCATAAGAGAGGATACAAGTTTGATTATTATTCTTTAAAGCTAAAAGTTAGTGGGTAAAACAAAGCCATTCCTTCATCAGAAATACAATGTCTGTTCCGAAAGAATATGACACCTTTAGCAGAGTTCTTAATCTGTGCATTGTCATAGACTGACAATAGGTTGTCATTGGCTAACCAAAAGGATTTTGATAGCATGTCGATTGGATTTCTGGTTACATTGTTACACAGAGCAGCAGGCAATTTCTCTAATGCAGATTTCACACCAGTTACAACCATTTATCCATAACCAATTAGTGATGTTAAGATATTGCTAGGACACAATGTTCATCTTCATCCACTATAAATGCTTCATAATTGTATGTAAAATGAATTAGTTTAGCTATAGTATTTAATATGTCTTATTTTAATCCTTTGTCAGCTCAGACAAGGTGAATCAGACATTGTCTCGCTGCCAGGATCAATTTAATACCTCATTTCTTCCTTAATGTAAGCTAAACAAAGTGAAAGTAATTTTTGCAGGGCTTCTAATTGCTTTCTACAGCACTGTTAATGTAGAAAATGGAAAGTTTCGTTAATAATGCAATGAAATGCTGCAGCTTACAGGGAGTGTTTTCAGCACATTTTGCAGTTACGTCTAGTCTCACTGCAGCACAAGCTACCTCTGTCACCCCCATACAGTTGTGGTATCCTGATGCATTCTGGTTGGATCACGGGCGCTCTAGGtttcctgacaaaaaaaaatatgttctagCAGTCTCTAATGACTTGGCTTTTGCACAATAATTCACACAACATAGTTCTTGCAGTAGCAATGCCTTCATACTTACAGTTCatcaatatggaaaaaaaaaaaaaaaatacaaaatttacttggTGGTCAAAAATAGTATCTAAactataaaaagtttaaaaacaactATCACTCGAAATGGGTACTTCTAAtcccttcactttttttttgtagctgtGGTTTATGTTTTTATAACATGTCACCAATATGCTGGCAGCAGTCAGGCCAAGCCTATTTCAAAGTTTGCTGTGAATAAATGAAAAGTTTGAATATACCCTTTCAAAAGAGGCTGAGCTTGCAGGTCACTCAACAGGTGAACTATGAAAGATGTGAATTTATTGTCGATATCTTTATTCTTTTGCATTGCTTCCCACCATATAAGAGGGTCCATTGCTCT from Bacillus rossius redtenbacheri isolate Brsri chromosome 1, Brsri_v3, whole genome shotgun sequence includes these protein-coding regions:
- the LOC134543511 gene encoding nischarin isoform X1 produces the protein MACFLNNRQNTTVSIPNIKNDSFTLYEILVKIGDAAWTVQHRYSDFVELHDKLVSDHGVNKDILPPKKVIGNMDPAFIERRRVCLESYLRNILNLLQQAMPRELALFLNFHLYDILYLLQDMALRFFHEGDALLHICKNFTFSPLQLHAISERLKQPCPPLEILDKRMDFSHVMDFCSHLTSVTISGSSASVGTSNIVPNKLPFELSVFRAIERLTFINVSLASVYSVGSTRDSVKCLAVHASGLKSIASVLLCDVIHKDVLYSGERHAWKKVSEADFSNNELEQIDEAVKLMPNMERLVLNNNRISTVDNLTLLPRLVHLGLSANSFSAVEELHTRLGHVVMLDLSQNSISSLRGFSKLYSLESLDVGCNRLDEVAEVRHLGGLPCLESLVLLGNPLAIVVDYRVRVLEYFGSRAAEICLDNDKPTQKELDTVAVLQALRIVKEGRTPMLGP
- the LOC134543511 gene encoding nischarin isoform X2; this translates as MIFFICYKIWLYDSSMKVMHSFIFLHAISERLKQPCPPLEILDKRMDFSHVMDFCSHLTSVTISGSSASVGTSNIVPNKLPFELSVFRAIERLTFINVSLASVYSVGSTRDSVKCLAVHASGLKSIASVLLCDVIHKDVLYSGERHAWKKVSEADFSNNELEQIDEAVKLMPNMERLVLNNNRISTVDNLTLLPRLVHLGLSANSFSAVEELHTRLGHVVMLDLSQNSISSLRGFSKLYSLESLDVGCNRLDEVAEVRHLGGLPCLESLVLLGNPLAIVVDYRVRVLEYFGSRAAEICLDNDKPTQKELDTVAVLQALRIVKEGRTPMLGP